One window of Triticum dicoccoides isolate Atlit2015 ecotype Zavitan chromosome 5A, WEW_v2.0, whole genome shotgun sequence genomic DNA carries:
- the LOC119298074 gene encoding uncharacterized protein LOC119298074, whose product MINGRPVRAVPHDAGPSVQEFGDRRPLNGCSQPAVLSNNDAGPSNQETLPFSQPTYEQSVHQGLDQHDPCTSQSVSPYYLAQGNFINDQGQGSFSAEPTIPSHILAPVPEDDPITFTAASLTGQQNGHFSFSTTNAPGTSYPAAGVAGTSSDGVSLGTSSPNHVQTDILSGLTPIEFQVWLELQATLVDQDFAQTNSELLNSDSQFHGFEHDRRDR is encoded by the exons ATGATCAATGGCCGCCCAGTCCGTGCAGTGCCCCATGATGCGGGTCCTTCGGTACAAG AATTTGGTGATCGACGTCCATTGAATGGGTGCTCACAGCCGGCAGTCCTGTCAAACAACGACGCTGGTCCTTCAAACCAAGAAACGCTGCCGTTTTCGCAGCCCACATATGAACAGAGTGTGCATCAAG GACTTGACCAGCACGATCCTTGTACGTCACAGAGTGTATCTCCTTACTATCTGGCCCAGGGAAATTTCATAAATGATCAGGGACAGGGATCATTTTCAGCAGAGCCAACTATTCCGTCCCACATTCTTGCACCA GTTCCAGAGGATGACCCGATCACATTCACAGCTGCAAGTCTAACTGGCCAACAGAATGGACACTTCAGCTTCTCGACAACTAATGCTCCTGGTACTTCTTATCCTGCAGCAG GTGTTGCTGGGACTTCCTCAGATGGAGTTAGTCTGGGAACCTCTTCACCTAACCATGTGCAGACTGACATCCTCAGTGGGTTAACTCCgattgaa TTCCAGGTATGGCTAGAACTACAAGCAACTTTGGTAGACCAGGATTTTGCACAAACTAACAGCG AACTGCTGAATTCCGACAGCCAATTTCATGGTTTTGAACATGACAGACGCGACCGCTGA